One part of the Raphanus sativus cultivar WK10039 chromosome 7, ASM80110v3, whole genome shotgun sequence genome encodes these proteins:
- the LOC108816418 gene encoding uncharacterized protein LOC108816418, giving the protein MTYLTHSLLFFFSCLLMLLCVSIAGSRHAHDPVYLNPSAFSPEAYDFFHPKSSLPDNNPPRDSPSSPSPSPSPSKTSNVEADTQGSKFSSEEHKSLREEGRGETLGIVLGVSFAAFILMGAYFVIKKRRANITRTIVIQYNA; this is encoded by the coding sequence atgACATACCTAACTCATtccttgctcttcttcttctcctgctTGTTAATGCTTCTATGTGTGTCCATTGCAGGAAGCAGACATGCTCACGATCCAGTTTATTTAAACCCATCTGCCTTCTCTCCGGAAGCTTACGATTTCTTTCACCCAAAATCATCACTTCCTGACAATAATCCGCCAAGAGACTCGCCTTCTTCGCCATCACCTTCACCATCACCTTCAAAGACCTCTAATGTAGAAGCAGATACACAAGGAAGTAAATTTTCATCAGAAGAGCACAAGAGTCtcagagaagaaggaagaggagaAACCCTTGGAATAGTGTTAGGCGTTTCTTTCGCAGCTTTTATCTTGATGGGAGCTTACTTTGTGATCAAGAAACGACGAGCAAATATAACCCGCACGATTGTAATCCAGTATAATGCTTGA
- the LOC108818135 gene encoding 4-hydroxy-3-methylbut-2-en-1-yl diphosphate synthase (ferredoxin), chloroplastic, protein MATGVLPAPFSGVNISDSKLGFGKSMSIVRICDLGSLRSARRRVSVIRSSNQGSDLAELQPASEGSPLLVPRQKYCESLNKTVRRKTRTVMVGDVALGSDHPIRIQTMTTSDTKDVAATVDEVMRIADRGADIVRITVQGKKEADACFEIKDKLVQLNYNIPLVADIHFAPAVALRVAECFDKIRVNPGNFADRRAQFETIEYTEDEYQKELQHIEQVFTPLVEKCKKYGRAMRIGTNHGSLSDRIMSYYGDSPRGMVESAFEFARICRKLDYHNFVFSMKASNPVIMVQAYRLLVAEMYVHGWDYPLHLGVTEAGEGEDGRMKSAIGIGTLLQDGLGDTIRVSLTEPPEEEIDPCKRLANLGTKAAELQQGVAPFEEKHRHYFDFQRRTGDLPVQKEGEEVDYRNVLHRDGSVLMTVSLDQLKAPELLYRSLATKLVVGMPFKDLATVDSILLRELPPVDDHVARLALKRLIDVSMGVIAPFSEQLTKPLPNAMVLVNLKELSGGAYKLLPEGTRLVVSVRGDEPYEELEVLKNIDATMILHDVPFNEDKVSRVHAARRLFEFLSENSVNFPVIHHINFPTGIHRDELVIHAGTYAGALLVDGLGDGVMLEAPDQDFEFLRNTSFNLLQGCRMRNTKTEYVSCPSCGRTLFDLQEISAEIRKKTSHLPGVSIAIMGCIVNGPGEMADADFGYVGGSPGKIDLYVGKTVVKRGIAMSGATDALIGLIKEHGRWVDPPVADE, encoded by the exons ATGGCGACTGGGGTATTGCCAGCTCCCTTCTCCGGGGTCAACATCTCGGATTCGAAGCTCGGATTTGGTAAAAGCATGAGTATTGTGAGGATTTGTGATTTGGGGAGCTTAAGATCTGCAAGAAGAAGAGTTTCAGTGATCCGGAGTTCGAATCAAGGCTCTGATTTAGCCGAGCTTCAACCTGCTTCTGAAGGAAGCCCTCTCTTAG TGCCAAGGCAGAAATATTGCGAGTCATTGAATAAGACGGTGAGAAGGAAGACTCGTACTGTTATGGTTGGAGATGTCGCCCTTGGCAGCGACCATCCCATAAGGATCCAAACCATGACTACTTCCGATACCAAGGATGTTGCCGCTACTGTTGACGAG GTAATGAGAATAGCGGATAGAGGAGCGGACATTGTGAGGATCACTGTTCAAGGGAAGAAAGAGGCTGACGCATGCTTTGAAATCAAAGATAAACTTGTTCAGCTTAA TTACAATATACCACTTGTGGCGGATATTCATTTTGCGCCTGCTGTAGCATTGCGTGTAGCTGAATGCTTTGACAAGATCCGCGTCAACCCCGGAAACTTTG CGGACAGAAGGGCACAGTTTGAGACGATAGAGTACACAGAAGATGAATACCAGAAAGAACTTCAGCATATCGAGCAG GTCTTCACTCCTTTAGTTGAGAAATGCAAAAAGTATGGGAGAGCAATGCGTATAGGGACAAACCATGGAAGTCTTTCTGACCGTATCATGAGCTATTATGGTGACTCTCCACGAGGAATGGTTGAATCTGCGTTTGAGTTTGCACGGATATGTCGGAAACTAGACTACCACAACTTTGTTTTCTCCATGAAAGCTAGCAACCCGGTGATCATGGTCCAGGCGTACCGTTTACTCGTGGCGGAGATGTATGTTCATGGATGGGATTATCCTCTGCATTTGGGAGTCACTGAGGCTGGAGAAGGTGAAGATGGACGGATGAAGTCTGCTATTGGAATCGGGACGCTTCTTCAG GATGGACTTGGTGACACGATAAGAGTTTCGCTGACTGAGCCACCAGAAGAGGAGATTGATCCGTGTAAGAGATTGGCCAACCTGGGGACAAAAGCTGCTGAGCTTCAACAAGGCGTT GCACCATTTGAAGAGAAGCATAGGCATTACTTTGATTTTCAGCGAAGGACAGGTGATCTACCTGTACAAAAAGAG GGAGAAGAGGTTGATTACAGAAACGTCCTTCACCGTGATGGTTCTGTTCTGATGACGGTTTCTCTAGATCAACTTAAG GCACCTGAACTCCTCTACAGATCGCTCGCTACAAAGCTTGTCGTGGGGATGCCATTCAAG GATCTGGCAACAGTTGATTCAATCTTACTAAGAGAGCTTCCACCTGTAGATGATCACGTTGCT CGTTTGGCTCTTAAACGGTTGATCGATGTGAGTATGGGAGTCATAGCACCTTTCTCAGAGCAACTCACAAAGCCTTTGCCCAATGCAATGGTTCTTGTCAACCTCAAGGAACTATCTGGTGGTGCTTACAAGCTTCTCCCTGAAG GTACACGCTTGGTTGTCTCTGTACGTGGTGATGAGCCATACGAGGAGCTTGAAGTGCTCAAGAACATTGATGCTACTATGATTCTCCATGATGTACCCTTCAATGAAGACAAAGTTAGCAGAGTACACGCAGCTCGGAG ACTATTCGAGTTCCTATCCGAGAATTCAGTTAATTTTCCCGTCATTCACCACATTAACTTCCCAACAGGGATTCACAG GGACGAACTGGTGATCCACGCAGGGACATACGCTGGAGCACTTCTAGTGGACGGACTTGGAGATGGTGTAATGCTGGAAGCACCTGATCAAGACTTCGAGTTCCTTAGGAACACTTCTTTCAACTTGTTACAAGGCTGCAGGATGCGTAACACCAAGACG GAATATGTGTCGTGTCCGTCTTGTGGAAGAACTCTGTTTGACTTGCAAGAAATCAGTGCTGAGATCAGAAAAAAGACTTCACATTTGCCTGGCGTTTCG ATTGCAATAATGGGTTGCATTGTGAATGGACCTGGAGAAATGGCTGATGCTGATTTCGGTTATGTAGGCGGTTCTCCCGGGAAAATCGATCTTTACGTTGGAAAG ACGGTGGTGAAGCGTGGGATTGCCATGTCGGGGGCAACTGATGCTCTGATCGGTCTGATCAAAGAACATGGTCGTTGGGTGGACCCACCTGTGGCTGATGAGTAG
- the LOC108818136 gene encoding putative defensin-like protein 274, which yields MASSRLQLVFLLLIFSLVISAKSQGNDIMDGPCRLRGTCKQDSDCDVHCHRNTDPPAMGGHCLLARPTGPVCCCLFD from the exons ATGGCGTCATCAAGATTGCAACTTGTTTTCCTTCTCCTCATATTCTCTCTCGTTATTTCTGCCAAATCTCAAG gaaatgATATAATGGACGGACCGTGCCGCTTGAGGGGAACGTGCAAACAGGACAGCGACTGCGACGTTCATTGCCATCGGAACACTGACCCTCCAGCCATGGGCGGCCACTGCCTCTTGGCTAGACCAACTGGTCCTGTTTGTTGCTGCCTTTTTGATTAA
- the LOC108815993 gene encoding uncharacterized protein LOC108815993 isoform X2 — MNFSTRLAEKLPGILPVPSHPLLRKGAFPELRFFATATNHSRRLRLGLQKNMVWSLQRAELSVVTNSCIVHPATEAYAHEAIEAIKSEKVIAVPTDTLYGFACDACSLEAVNRIYEIKGRKLTSPLAICVGDVSDIKRVATTNHLPHGLLDSLLPGPVTLVLQRVLLKQVSRAFSKSP, encoded by the exons ATGAACTTCTCAACGAGGCTCGCCGAGAAACTTCCCGGCATATTACCTGTGCCGTCTCATCCTCTCCTGCGTAAag GAGCTTTCCCCGAGTTAAGATTCTTTGCAACTGCTACTAACCACAGTAGAAGACTTAGATTGGGATTGCAGAAGAACATGGTTTGGAGTCTGCAGAGAGCAGAACTCTCTGTTGTGACCAATTCATGCATAGTCCACCCCGCAACTGAAGCCTATGCACATGAAGCCATCGAAGCAATCAAATCAGAGAAAGTCATCGCTGTGCCTACCGATACGCTTTACGGATTCGCCTGTGATGCTTG TTCTTTAGAAGCGGTTAACCGAATCTACGAGATCAAAGGCCGTAAGCTTACAAGCCCTTTAGCCATCTGCGTCGGTGATGTATCAGACATCAAGAGAGTCGCTACAACGAACCACTTGCCTCACGGTTTACTCGACTCGCTCTTACCCGGTCCAGTCACTCTCGTCCTTCAACGAG TGTTGTTAAAACAGGTGAGTCGAGCATTCTCGAAAAGTCCTTAA
- the LOC108815090 gene encoding pumilio homolog 11-like: MFKEKKKFMEGFEFSPDDDLRGRTTWYSSSDIHHLLPPDVGFGIAGLRLTPISNPLQSRRNLNTARRADIDLVGLCQKSLSKMVISDEEEERSFFTGSHLPFLHGFDQHVRLGGGSFPEASSHHPHARLMQRRSSHHGDSRLLRLLAREDYPSNHIGGFTEDTKRDYFLRGGGSRQRREGSAKCMKEEALCPDLASMIGIYGSVYLMAKDQMGCRFLQKLIEEEEEEEAGSFLIIFRGLINDVVELGMDQFGNFLIQKLIKVCNQQQRTQILIKLTSTPGLLIEISLHSYGTRVVQKLIETVRTKTEINLVKLALKPGLLSLVRDVNGNHVIQSCLKFLAPEDNKFVLEGATRFCATIATHKYGCCVLQLCVKHSDGAERENLVAEIARNALHLAQDPFGNYVLQYIIEQNLGGVSVMFELKGNYVRLATQKFGSHVVEKCIRHYPESRSQIVHELISDPHFERLLQDPFANYVIQSALSKTKGYVRASLVNKIRTFGNLKMNPYCKRMFSKSRHLRK, from the exons ATgtttaaagagaaaaagaagttCATGGAAGGTTTTGAGTTTTCACCTGATGATGATTTGAGAGGAAGAACAACTTGGTACAGTAGTAGTGacattcatcatcttctcccCCCTGATGTGGGTTTCGGAATTGCCGGACTTCGCTTGACGCCGATTTCAAACCCATTACAGTCTCGCAGAAACCTGAACACAGCAAGAAGAGCTGATATTGATCTTGTCGGTTTGTGTCAGAAGAGTCTCAGTAAAATGGTTATCtccgatgaagaagaagaaaggagttTTTTCACCGGATCCCATCTTCCTTTTCTTCACGGATTCGACCAGCATGTGAGGCTTGGTGGTGGTTCGTTTCCGGAAGCTTCTTCTCATCATCCTCACGCTCGTCTAATGCAGAGGAGGAGCTCTCATCATGGCGACAGTCGGTTGCTTAGATTGCTTGCTCGGGAAGACTACCCTAGCAACCACATAGGCGGCTTTACAGAGGACACGAAAAGAGATTACTTCTTGAGAGGAGGAGGTTCTCGACAACGACGTGAGGGTTCTGCCAAATGCATGAAGGAAGAAGCTTTGTGTCCAGATCTTGCGTCCATGATTGGAATCTATGGATCTGTCTACTTAATGGCAAAAGATCAGATGGGTTGTCGTTTTTTACAGAAActgattgaagaagaagaagaagaagaagctggaaGCTTTCTTATTATATTCAGAGGATTGATAAATGATGTAGTCGAACTTGGAATGGATCAGTTTGGGAACTTTCTCATACAAAAGCTTATCAAAGTCTGCAACCAACAGCAGAGAACACAAATCCTCATCAAGTTGACATCCACACCTGGCTTGCTTATCGAAATCTCCCTCCACAGTTATGG GACAAGAGTGGTGCAGAAGCTGATTGAGACAGTAAGAACAAAGACAGAAATCAATCTGGTTAAATTAGCTCTTAAACCTGGTTTGCTCTCTCTGGTTAGAGATGTAAATGGAAATCATGTTATTCAAAGTTGCTTAAAATTCCTTGCCCCTGAAGATAACAag TTCGTTTTGGAGGGTGCTACGAGGTTCTGTGCCACAATTGCAACTCATAAATATGGATGTTGTGTGCTGCAACTCTGCGTTAAACACTCAGATGGTGCGGAACGTGAGAACCTCGTTGCTGAAATAGCCAGAAACGCTCTCCACCTTGCTCAAGACCCTTTCGG GAACTATGTGCTGCAATACATAATAGAGCAGAACTTGGGAGGAGTAAGTGTAATGTTTGAGTTAAAAGGGAACTACGTGAGATTGGCTACACAGAAGTTTGGTAGTCATGTAGTGGAGAAATGTATTAGACACTATCCAGAGAGTAGATCCCAGATTGTCCACGAGCTCATCTCTGATCCACACTTCGAGCGTCTTCTTCAGGACCCTTTTGCTAATTACGTTATCCAGTCAGCTCTATCTAAAACTAAG GGCTATGTTCGGGCGAGCTTGGTTAATAAAATACGAACATTTGGAAACCTTAAGATGAATCCATATTGCAAGAGGATGTTCTCCAAGAGCCGACACTTGAGGAAGTGA
- the LOC108814993 gene encoding glycerol-3-phosphate acyltransferase 9, whose product MSSTAGKLVTSRSELNIEDYLPSGSSIHEPRGKLRLIDLIDISPTLTEAAGAIVDDSFTRCFKSNPPEPWNWNIYLFPLWCFGVVVRYCILFPLRCLTLAFGWFIFLSTFIPVHSLLKGQDRLRKNIERVLVEMICSFFVGSWTGVVKYHGPRPSIRPKQVYVANHTSMIDFIVLEQMTAFAVIMQKHPGWVGLLQSTILESVGCIWFNRSEAKDREIVARKLRDHVQGADNNPLLIFPEGTCVNNNYTVMFKKGAFELGCTVCPIAIKYNKIFVDAFWNSRKQSFTMHLLQLMTSWAVVCEVWYLEPQTIRPGETAIEFAERVRDMISLRAGLKKVPWDGYLKYSRPSSKHSERKQQSFAESLLARLEEK is encoded by the exons ATGAGCAGTACGGCGGGGAAGCTGGTGACGTCGAGATCGGAGCTTAACATCGAAGATTATCTTCCTTCCGGCTCGTCCATCCATGAACCTCGCGGCAAGCTCCGCCT GATTGATTTGATCGACATCTCACCGACTCTCACTGAAGCTGCTGGTGCCATCGTTGAt GACTCATTCACAAGATGTTTCAAGTCGAATCCACCAGAGCCTTGGAACTGGAACATTTACCTGTTTCCTCTATGGTGCTTTGGGGTGGTTGTTAGATACTGCATTCTCTTTCCCTTGAG GTGCCTCACTTTAGCTTTTGGGtggtttattttcctttcaaCATTCATCCCCGTACATTCGCTGCTCAAAGGTCAAGACAGGTTGAGGAAAAATATAGAG AGGGTCTTGGTGGAAATGATTTGCAGCTTTTTTGTCGGTTCATGGACAGGAGTTGTCAAATATCATGGCCCACGCCCTAGCATTCGTCCTAAACAG GTCTATGTTGCCAACCATACCTCAATGATTGATTTCATCGTCTTGGAGCAGATGACCGCATTTGCTGTTATAATGCAGAAGCATCCTGGTTGGGTTG GGCTTCTGCAGAGCACAATATTAGAGAGTGTAGGATGTATCTGGTTCAATCGTTCCGAGGCAAAGGATCGTGAAATTGTAGCGAGAAA GTTAAGGGACCATGTCCAAGGAGCTGACAATAATCCTCTTCTCATATTTCCCGAAGGGACGTgtgtaaataataattataccgTGATGTTTAAGAAG GGTGCTTTTGAATTGGGCTGCACTGTATGTCCAATCGCAATCAAATACAACAAGATTTTTGTTGACGCCTTCTGGAACAGCAGAAA ACAATCATTCACGATGCACTTGCTGCAACTCATGACTTCATGGGCAGTTGTGTGTGAAGTGTGGTACTTGGAACCCCAAACTATAAGGCCTGGTGAAACAGCAATTGAGTTTGCAGAGAG GGTGAGAGACATGATATCTCTTCGGGCAGGCCTCAAAAAGGTCCCTTGGGATGGATACTTGAAGTATTCAAGACCAAGCTCCAAGCATAGTGAACGCAA GCAACAGAGTTTTGCGGAGTCCCTCCTTGCTAGATTGGAAGAGAAGTGA
- the LOC108818052 gene encoding protein disulfide isomerase-like 1-4 yields MAFRVFLLLSLLTALLVFSAVSPSLATSDNVDDEDLSFLEDPKEESDHPTNPLPSTDSELDEFNEGEEEDPEMYGDEDEDEGGEDLSDLGNPDSDPFPAAAAEVDEKDVVVIKERNFTDVIEKNQYVMVEFYAPWCGHCQSLAPEYAAAATELKGDGVVLAKIDATEENELAHQYSVQGFPTILFFVDGEHKPYNGGRTKETIVTWVKKKIGPGVYNLTTLDDAEKVLTSGNKVVLGYLNSLVGVEHDQLAAASKAEDDVNFYQTVNPDVAKMFHIDPESKRPALVLVKREAEKISHFDGEFVKSDIASFVSANKLPLVSVFTRESAPEIFESAIKKQVLLFVTQNESEKVLPEFEEAAKSFKGKLIFVSVDLDNEDYGKPVAEYFGVSGNGPKLIAYTGNEDPKKHFFDGEIKSDKIKAFGEEFLSDKLKPFYKSDPIPEKNDEDVKIVVGDNFDDIVLDESKDVLLEVYAPWCGHCQALEPMYNKLAKHLRDIDSLVIAKMDGTTNEHPKAKAEGFPTILFFPAGNKTAEPITVDTDRTVVAFYKFLRKHATIPFKLEKPAASTESTKPAESTPKVETTETKGKPDSTTKTTESDSKDEL; encoded by the exons ATGGCTTTCCGCgttttcctcctcctctctctcctcaCCGCTCTCCTCGTTTTCTCCGCCGTTTCTCCTTCTCTCGCCACCTCCGACAACGTCGACGATGAAGATCTCAGCTTCCTCGAAGACCCCAAAGAAGAATCCGACCACCCCACCAATCCACTTCCCTCCACCGACTCCGAGCTCGACGAGTTcaacgaaggagaagaagaagatccgGAGATGTACGGCGACGAAGACGAAGACGAAGGAGGAGAAGATCTCTCCGATCTAGGCAATCCGGACTCAGATCCGTtcccggcggcggcggcggaagTCGACGAGAAAGACGTGGTGGTCATCAAAGAGCGCAACTTCACGGACGTGATCGAGAAGAACCAGTACGTCATGGTCGAGTTCTACGCTCCCTGGTGCGGTCACTGCCAGTCTCTTGCTCCCGAGTACGCTGCGGCCGCGACTGAGCTTAAAGGAGACGGCGTCGTTTTGGCTAAGATCGATGCCACGGAGGAGAACGAGCTCGCTCATCAGTATAGTGTTCAGGGCTTCCCCACCATACTGTTCTTCGTGGATGGAGAGCACAAGCCTTACAATGGAGGCAGGACCAA AGAAACGATAGTGacgtgggtgaagaagaagataggtCCTGGTGTGTATAATCTAACCACATTAGATGATGCTGAGAAAGTGTTGACTTCTGGGAACAAAGTGGTGTTGGGTTACTTGAACTCTTTGGTGGGTGTTGAGCACGATCAGCTTGCTGCTGCTTCCAAAGCTGAAGACGATGTGAACTTCTATCAGACAGTGAACCCTGATGTTGCCAAGATGTTCCACATCGATCCTGAGTCTAAACGGCCTGCTCTTGTTCTAGTTAAGAGGGAAGCAGAGAAGATTAGCCATTTTG ATGGGGAGTTTGTTAAGTCTGATATAGCTAGTTTTGTGTCTGCCAACAAGCTTCCTTTGGTCTCTGTTTTCACCAGAGAGAGTGCACCCGAGATTTTCGAGAGTGCAATCAAGAAGCAg GTGTTGTTGTTTGTAACACAAAATGAATCAGAGAAGGTTCTTCCAGAGTTTGAAGAAGCAGCAAAATCATTTAAAGGAAAG CTCATCTTTGTATCTGTGGATCTGGATAATGAAGATTATGGGAAGCCAGTTGCTGAATATTTTGGTGTGTCTGGGAATGGTCCTAAA CTTATTGCCTACACAGGAAATGAAGATCCTAAAAAACACTTCTTCGATGGTGAAATCAAGTCTGATAAAATCAAGGCATTCGGGGAAGAGTTCTTGAGCGACAAGCTAAAGCCTTTCTATAAGTCTGACCCTATTCCTGAAAAG AATGATGAAGATGTGAAAATCGTGGTTGGAGATAACTTTGATGACATTGTCCTGGACGAGTCCAAGGATGTTCTTCTGGAG GTCTACGCACCATGGTGTGGCCATTGCCAAGCCCTAGAGCCAATGTATAACAAGCTTGCTAAACATTTACGAGACATTGACTCTCTTGTCATAGCCAAGATGGATGGAACAACCAATGAACATCCCAAGGCGAAG GCCGAAGGATTCCCTACAATTCTCTTCTTCCCTGCAGGAAACAAGACCGCAGAACCG ATAACTGTAGATACAGACCGCACTGTGGTTGCATTCTACAAGTTTTTGAGGAAACACGCAACCATTCCGTTCAAACTGGAGAAACCTGCTGCATCAACTGAATCTACTAAACCTGCTGAGTCCACACCAAAAGTAGAAACTACTGAGACCAAAGGCAAACCTGATAGCACCACAAAGACTACCGAAAGTGACTCCAAGGACGAGTTGTGA
- the LOC108816811 gene encoding putative defensin-like protein 274 — translation MESSRFQLVALFVIFSLVISAKSQGDDILEGPCRLRGTCKQDSDCDVHCHRKTDPPGMGGHCILARPAGPVCCCLFD, via the exons atggagtcATCAAGATTTCAACTTGTTGCCCTTTTCGTCATCTTCTCTCTCGTTATTTCTGCCAAATCTCAAG gagatGATATATTGGAGGGACCGTGCCGCTTGAGGGGAACGTGCAAACAGGACAGCGACTGTGACGTTCATTGCCATCGAAAGACCGACCCTCCAGGCATGGGCGGCCACTGCATCTTGGCTAGACCCGCTGGTCCCGTTTGCTGCTGCCTTTTTGATTAA
- the LOC108815993 gene encoding uncharacterized protein LOC108815993 isoform X1, whose amino-acid sequence MNFSTRLAEKLPGILPVPSHPLLRKGAFPELRFFATATNHSRRLRLGLQKNMVWSLQRAELSVVTNSCIVHPATEAYAHEAIEAIKSEKVIAVPTDTLYGFACDACSLEAVNRIYEIKGRKLTSPLAICVGDVSDIKRVATTNHLPHGLLDSLLPGPVTLVLQRGESSILEKSLNPGIDTIGVRVPDSEFIREVSRGSGSVLALTSANLSGDRSSVCVSDFENLWQHCAYVYDGGLLPSGRAGSTIVDLSKVGKYTIIRPGSAKEATVAILEKYLLEEEEDC is encoded by the exons ATGAACTTCTCAACGAGGCTCGCCGAGAAACTTCCCGGCATATTACCTGTGCCGTCTCATCCTCTCCTGCGTAAag GAGCTTTCCCCGAGTTAAGATTCTTTGCAACTGCTACTAACCACAGTAGAAGACTTAGATTGGGATTGCAGAAGAACATGGTTTGGAGTCTGCAGAGAGCAGAACTCTCTGTTGTGACCAATTCATGCATAGTCCACCCCGCAACTGAAGCCTATGCACATGAAGCCATCGAAGCAATCAAATCAGAGAAAGTCATCGCTGTGCCTACCGATACGCTTTACGGATTCGCCTGTGATGCTTG TTCTTTAGAAGCGGTTAACCGAATCTACGAGATCAAAGGCCGTAAGCTTACAAGCCCTTTAGCCATCTGCGTCGGTGATGTATCAGACATCAAGAGAGTCGCTACAACGAACCACTTGCCTCACGGTTTACTCGACTCGCTCTTACCCGGTCCAGTCACTCTCGTCCTTCAACGAG GTGAGTCGAGCATTCTCGAAAAGTCCTTAAACCCGGGGATAGATACGATTGGAGTACGTGTTCCGGACAGTGAGTTCATCAGGGAAGTATCGAGGGGTTCGGGAAGTGTTTTGGCTCTTACGAGTGCTAATCTAAGCGGTGATAGAAGCAGCGTTTGCGTGAGTGATTTTGAGAATCTTTGGCAGCACTGTGCTTATGTGTATGATGGCGGTTTGCTACCGTCGGGTCGTGCGGGGTCGACGATAGTTGATTTGAGTAAAGTGGGGAAGTATACGATCATCAGACCTGGAAG TGCGAAGGAAGCAACAGTGGCGATTCTTGAGAAGTATTTGcttgaagaggaagaagactgtTAA